From a region of the Corallococcus coralloides DSM 2259 genome:
- a CDS encoding CPBP family intramembrane glutamic endopeptidase: MTASPVGTPSAGDAALPVWRVAAAGGVLAWTALVHVHPPRFFAVASVFCAVWLAVTWRAMGPWRRPPPSLSLLDAAWGVAQAVVLYAGARAFLWAFCGGFTDALCEPLQSVYSTFGTGSLGTALALVLLLVPAEELFWRGWVQGALRPRLGRWGAVAGSAVLSSVVLLGFGEPLLALAALPTSLAWGALAEWRRTPAAAWVSHALWDVLIVVVWPAT; this comes from the coding sequence ATGACTGCTTCTCCCGTTGGAACGCCGTCAGCTGGTGACGCGGCCCTGCCTGTGTGGCGGGTCGCGGCCGCTGGCGGCGTGCTGGCCTGGACGGCGCTGGTGCACGTGCATCCGCCGCGCTTCTTCGCTGTCGCTTCCGTCTTCTGCGCCGTCTGGCTCGCCGTGACGTGGCGGGCGATGGGCCCCTGGCGGAGGCCGCCTCCCTCCCTGTCGCTGCTGGATGCCGCGTGGGGTGTCGCCCAGGCGGTGGTGCTGTACGCGGGCGCGAGGGCCTTCCTGTGGGCGTTCTGCGGCGGCTTCACCGACGCGCTCTGCGAGCCGCTGCAATCCGTCTATTCGACGTTCGGCACGGGGTCGCTGGGGACGGCGCTGGCCCTGGTGCTGCTGCTCGTTCCGGCGGAGGAGTTGTTCTGGCGCGGGTGGGTGCAGGGCGCGCTGCGTCCCCGGCTGGGCCGGTGGGGCGCGGTCGCCGGGTCGGCGGTGCTGTCGAGCGTGGTGCTGCTGGGCTTCGGTGAGCCGTTGCTGGCCCTGGCCGCGCTGCCCACGTCGCTCGCCTGGGGCGCGCTGGCCGAGTGGCGCCGGACGCCCGCCGCGGCCTGGGTGAGCCATGCCCTGTGGGACGTGCTCATCGTCGTGGTGTGGCCCGCGACGTGA
- the htpG gene encoding molecular chaperone HtpG, whose product MSAETHPQRETHSFQAEIQQLLSLVINSLYSHQEIFLRELVSNASDALDKLRFRSITEPELLKDEPALELRIVPDADKGTLTIEDTGIGMTHDELVKNLGTIAHSGSREFLQALAQKGKNDVQLIGQFGVGFYSAYLVADRVEVVSRAAGETSAWKWASEAHGTFTVEPAEKATRGTAITLHLKADQKEFLDEWKLKQLITQYSDYVGHPIKLQVTKHVGSGDTQATEQALEVVNKASALWQRPKSEITDEQYQEFYKHLTHDYDKPLAWTHFKADGTQQFTGLLFVPRHPPFDLNSQQQRGVRLFVKRVFIMDRCEDLIPQWLRFVRGVIDSDDLPLNVSREMLQDSAVVRAIRKHVVKKSLDLLEKLAKDKPDDYRAFWESFGTVVKEGLTLETEYREKLGALVRYESSREEGLTSLADYVGRMKEGQEAIYYVYGESRKAVADSPHLEALKQRGYEVLFMTDPVDEWAAQGLREFQGKPLVSALNADLKLQSTEEEKKAKEQQSEGLKGLTDKMKDVLKEDVREVRVSDRLTDSPVCLVVSEGGTPAYLERLLKERGKGMPRIKRILEVNPKHPVIEHLRGLLANDPAAPQVGEWIELLHDQALLTEGSPLSDPNRFARRMTALLTQVATQVPPPAAPPAATQAQST is encoded by the coding sequence ATGTCCGCAGAGACCCACCCCCAGCGGGAAACCCATTCATTCCAGGCGGAGATCCAGCAGCTGCTGAGCCTGGTCATCAACTCGCTCTACAGCCATCAGGAGATCTTCCTGCGTGAGCTGGTGTCCAACGCGTCCGACGCGCTGGACAAGCTGCGCTTCCGCTCCATCACGGAGCCGGAGCTGCTCAAGGACGAGCCCGCGCTGGAGCTGAGAATCGTCCCCGACGCCGACAAGGGCACCCTCACCATCGAGGACACCGGCATCGGCATGACGCATGACGAACTGGTGAAGAACCTGGGCACCATCGCGCACTCCGGTTCGCGCGAGTTCCTCCAGGCGCTGGCGCAGAAGGGCAAGAACGACGTGCAGCTCATCGGCCAGTTCGGCGTGGGCTTCTACAGCGCGTACCTGGTGGCGGACCGCGTGGAGGTGGTGAGCCGCGCCGCGGGTGAGACGTCCGCGTGGAAGTGGGCGTCGGAGGCGCACGGCACGTTCACGGTGGAGCCGGCGGAGAAGGCCACGCGTGGCACCGCCATCACGCTGCACCTGAAGGCGGACCAGAAGGAGTTCCTGGACGAGTGGAAGCTGAAGCAGCTCATCACCCAGTACTCGGACTACGTGGGCCACCCCATCAAGCTCCAGGTGACCAAGCACGTGGGCAGCGGGGACACGCAGGCCACGGAGCAGGCGCTGGAGGTGGTGAACAAGGCGAGCGCCCTCTGGCAGCGTCCGAAGAGCGAAATCACGGACGAGCAGTACCAGGAGTTCTACAAGCACCTGACGCACGACTACGACAAGCCGCTGGCGTGGACGCACTTCAAGGCGGACGGCACGCAGCAGTTCACGGGCCTGCTCTTCGTGCCCAGGCACCCGCCGTTCGATTTGAACTCGCAGCAGCAGCGCGGCGTGCGGCTGTTCGTCAAGCGCGTGTTCATCATGGACCGCTGCGAGGACCTGATCCCGCAGTGGCTGCGCTTCGTGCGCGGCGTCATCGACTCGGACGACCTGCCGCTCAACGTGTCGCGTGAGATGTTGCAGGACTCGGCGGTGGTGCGCGCCATCCGCAAGCACGTGGTGAAGAAGTCGCTGGACCTCCTGGAGAAGCTGGCCAAGGACAAGCCGGACGACTACCGCGCGTTCTGGGAGTCCTTCGGCACGGTGGTGAAGGAAGGCCTGACGCTGGAGACGGAGTACCGCGAGAAGCTGGGCGCGCTGGTGCGCTACGAGTCCTCGCGTGAAGAGGGCCTCACGTCGCTGGCGGACTACGTGGGCCGCATGAAGGAGGGCCAGGAGGCCATCTATTACGTCTACGGCGAGAGCCGGAAGGCGGTGGCGGACAGCCCGCACCTGGAGGCGCTGAAGCAGCGCGGCTACGAGGTGCTCTTCATGACGGACCCGGTGGACGAGTGGGCCGCGCAGGGCCTGCGCGAGTTCCAGGGCAAGCCGCTGGTCTCCGCGCTGAACGCGGACCTGAAGCTCCAGTCCACGGAGGAGGAGAAGAAGGCGAAGGAGCAGCAGTCGGAAGGGCTCAAGGGCCTGACGGACAAGATGAAGGACGTGCTGAAGGAGGACGTGCGCGAGGTGCGCGTGTCGGACCGCCTCACGGACTCGCCGGTGTGCCTGGTGGTGTCGGAGGGCGGCACGCCGGCCTACCTGGAGCGCCTGCTCAAGGAGCGCGGCAAGGGGATGCCGCGCATCAAGCGCATCCTGGAGGTCAATCCCAAGCACCCGGTCATCGAGCACCTGCGCGGGCTCCTCGCGAACGACCCGGCCGCGCCGCAGGTGGGCGAGTGGATTGAATTGCTCCACGACCAGGCGCTGCTCACGGAAGGAAGCCCGCTGAGCGACCCGAACCGCTTCGCCCGGCGCATGACGGCGCTGCTCACGCAGGTGGCCACCCAGGTGCCTCCGCCAGCAGCCCCCCCGGCGGCGACGCAGGCGCAGTCCACCTGA
- a CDS encoding 2-dehydropantoate 2-reductase, whose protein sequence is MASTPEVVVFGAGSIGCYVGGRLAATGATVRFIGRERVVAEVRAHGLHLTDWQGADLKVPAADVRIDTGPEALSTADLVLVTVKSAATEEAGQTLAPRLKPGAIVISFQNGLHNAAVLRGLLPGHTVLTGMVPFNVAAQGQGHFHAGSEGTLEVERHAVLAPFVEAFTRAGLGLKQHADIVAVQWAKLLFNLNNALNALANLPLKEELSQRAWRRCLALAQGEALAVLGRAGVKPAKLTPLPPGLIPVLLGSPDAVFGVLAKKMLAIDPKARSSMWDDLHAGRKTEVDYLNGEVVRLAHQHGVSAPVNARLVELIREAEGGQRRPWTGEALLADLKQAELTNVS, encoded by the coding sequence ATGGCTTCGACTCCTGAGGTGGTCGTCTTCGGCGCGGGCAGCATCGGCTGTTACGTGGGCGGGCGGCTCGCCGCGACGGGCGCGACGGTGCGCTTCATCGGCCGCGAGCGGGTGGTGGCGGAGGTGCGTGCGCATGGCCTGCACCTGACGGACTGGCAGGGCGCGGACCTGAAGGTGCCCGCGGCGGACGTGCGCATCGACACGGGGCCGGAGGCGCTGTCCACGGCGGACCTGGTGCTCGTCACGGTGAAGTCCGCGGCGACGGAGGAGGCGGGGCAGACGCTCGCGCCGCGGCTCAAGCCCGGGGCCATTGTCATCAGCTTCCAGAACGGACTGCACAACGCGGCGGTGCTGCGCGGTCTGCTGCCGGGCCACACGGTGCTCACGGGGATGGTGCCCTTCAACGTCGCGGCGCAGGGGCAGGGCCATTTCCACGCGGGGTCGGAGGGCACGCTGGAGGTGGAGCGGCACGCGGTGCTCGCGCCGTTCGTGGAGGCCTTCACCCGCGCGGGGCTGGGGTTGAAACAGCACGCGGACATCGTCGCGGTCCAGTGGGCGAAGCTGCTGTTCAACCTCAACAACGCGCTCAATGCGCTGGCGAACCTGCCGTTGAAGGAGGAGCTGTCACAGCGCGCGTGGCGGCGGTGCCTGGCGCTCGCGCAGGGCGAGGCGCTGGCGGTGCTGGGGCGTGCCGGGGTGAAGCCCGCGAAGCTGACGCCGCTGCCGCCGGGGTTGATTCCCGTGCTGCTGGGCTCGCCGGACGCGGTGTTCGGTGTGCTGGCGAAGAAGATGCTGGCCATCGACCCGAAGGCGCGCTCGTCCATGTGGGACGACCTGCACGCGGGCCGAAAGACAGAGGTGGACTACCTCAACGGCGAGGTGGTCCGGTTGGCCCACCAACACGGCGTCTCCGCGCCGGTGAACGCACGGCTCGTGGAGCTCATCCGCGAGGCGGAAGGAGGGCAGCGCCGCCCATGGACCGGGGAAGCGCTGCTCGCGGACCTGAAGCAGGCGGAGCTCACGAACGTGTCGTGA